The window GGTGAATTTTTACAATCCCCAGCGGCGCGCGCCGCTGAACACGGTGCCCGGTTTGATCGGCGTGATCCTGACCATGACCATGGTGCTGTTTACCGCCTCGGCCCTGGTGCGCGAGCGCGAACGCGGCAACCTGGAAATGCTCATCGCCACGCCGGTATCGCCGTGGGAACTGACTCTCGGCAAGCTGCTGCCGTTCATCGGCATTGGCCTGCTGCAGGTGACCGTGGTGCTCGGACTCGGGTGGTGGCTGTTCGACGTACCCATCCGCGGCTCCGGGCTGGAGCTGTACCTGGCGGCGCTGGTGTTCATCCTGGCGTCGCTGGCGCTGGGCGTACTGCTGTCAACGCTGGCGCGCAGCCAGTTTCAGGCCTTGCAGATGGCGATCTTTACCTTCCTGCCGCAGATACTGCTGTCCGGCTTCATGTTCCCCTACGCCGCCATGCCGCGCCCGGCGCAGTGGATCGCCGAGGGTCTGCCGCTGACGCACTTCCTGCGTCTGGTGCGCGGCATCATGCTGCGCGGCGTCAGCATCACCACGCTGTGGGAACCGCTGCTCGCGCTGCTGCTGTTCACCGCGATCGCGCTCACCCTGGCCGTTACCCGGGTGCGCAAACGCCTGGATTGAGCGCGGCCGCGCCAGCGGGCTAACCCGCCACCTTGGGCAAGCGTGTCAGCGCGTCGCGAATGGCCGCCTCCGGGTAATCGTAATCGCGCAGTTCGCCGGCGAAGTAGCGGTCGTAAGAGGCCATGTCGAAATGGCCGTGGCCGGACAGGTTAAGCAGAATCACGCGCGGCTCGCCAGCCTGTTTTGCCGCCAGCGCTTCGTCGATGGCGGCGCGGATGGCGTGGTTGGACTCCGGCGCCGGGATGATGCCCTCGCTACGGGCGAACAACACACCGGCCTCGAAGGTGGCGAGTTGCCCCACCGTGCGCGACTCCACAATGCCGGCCGCACACAACTGAGCCACCAGCGGCGCGCTGCCGTGGTAACGCAGGCCCCCGGCGTGGATGCCCGGCGGCACGAAATCGTGCCCCAGCGTGTACATGCGCATGATGGGCGTCAGGCCAGCGGTGTCGCCATAGTCGTAGGCATAGACGCCGCGCGTCAGGGTCGGACACGCAGCCGGCTCCACCGCCAGCAAGCGCACCTGCTTGCCGGCCGCCTTGTCGGCCACGAACGGAAACGCCAGCCCGGCGAAGTTGGAGCCGCCACCGCAGGGCGCGATCACGACGTCCGGGTAATCGCCCGCCAAGGCCATCTGCTGCTTGGCCTCCAGGCCAATCACGGTCTGGTGCAGCAAGACGTGGTTCAGCACCGAGCCGAGCGCGTAATTGGTGTCGGCACGGCCGGCGGCCTCCTCGACTGCCTCGCTGATGGCCATGCCGAGTGAGCCGGGCGAGTCCGGGTCCTCGGCCAACATCGCCCGGCCACAGGCGGTATGCGGGCTTGGACTTGCCAGCACCTCGGCACCCCAGGCGTGCATCATCGAGCGCCGATGCGGCTTCTGGTCGTAGCTCACGCGCACCATGTACACGCGCACCTCGACCCCCAGCATCTGCCCCGCCATCGCCAGCGATGAACCCCATTGCCCGGCGCCGGTCTCGGTGGTCAGGCGCCGAACGCCGGCCTGCGCGTTGTACCAGGCCTGCGGCACGGCGGTGTTGGGCTTGTGCGAGCCGGCCGGGCTGACACCCTCGTACTTGTAGTAGATGCGCGCCGGGGTACCGAGCGCCTGCTCCAATCGGTGTGCCCGATACAGGGGCGCTGGCCGCCACAGGCGGTAGATGTCGCGC of the Immundisolibacter sp. genome contains:
- a CDS encoding ABC transporter permease encodes the protein VNFYNPQRRAPLNTVPGLIGVILTMTMVLFTASALVRERERGNLEMLIATPVSPWELTLGKLLPFIGIGLLQVTVVLGLGWWLFDVPIRGSGLELYLAALVFILASLALGVLLSTLARSQFQALQMAIFTFLPQILLSGFMFPYAAMPRPAQWIAEGLPLTHFLRLVRGIMLRGVSITTLWEPLLALLLFTAIALTLAVTRVRKRLD
- a CDS encoding TrpB-like pyridoxal phosphate-dependent enzyme, which codes for MTDTKFLLPESAIPTHWYNVVADLPTPPEPPRGPDGQVLAPDALGAIFPPALIEQEMSAERWLPIPDAVRDIYRLWRPAPLYRAHRLEQALGTPARIYYKYEGVSPAGSHKPNTAVPQAWYNAQAGVRRLTTETGAGQWGSSLAMAGQMLGVEVRVYMVRVSYDQKPHRRSMMHAWGAEVLASPSPHTACGRAMLAEDPDSPGSLGMAISEAVEEAAGRADTNYALGSVLNHVLLHQTVIGLEAKQQMALAGDYPDVVIAPCGGGSNFAGLAFPFVADKAAGKQVRLLAVEPAACPTLTRGVYAYDYGDTAGLTPIMRMYTLGHDFVPPGIHAGGLRYHGSAPLVAQLCAAGIVESRTVGQLATFEAGVLFARSEGIIPAPESNHAIRAAIDEALAAKQAGEPRVILLNLSGHGHFDMASYDRYFAGELRDYDYPEAAIRDALTRLPKVAG